The Leifsonia williamsii genome includes a region encoding these proteins:
- a CDS encoding ANTAR domain-containing response regulator → MTDQETTPTAPRRVVVAEDESLIRLDIVEILRDNGFEVVGEAGDGETAVALATELRPDLVIMDVKMPQLDGISAAERLSKGHIAPVVLLTAFSQKELVERATEAGALAYVVKPFTPNDLLPAIEIALARHAQIIALEAEVGDMVQRFETRKLVDRAKGLLNEKMGLSEPEAFRWIQKASMDRRLTMHDVAQAIIEQLAPKK, encoded by the coding sequence GTGACTGACCAGGAAACCACCCCCACTGCTCCCCGCCGCGTCGTCGTGGCGGAGGACGAGTCCCTGATCCGCCTCGACATCGTCGAGATCCTGCGCGACAACGGATTCGAGGTCGTGGGTGAGGCCGGAGACGGCGAGACCGCGGTGGCCCTGGCGACCGAGCTGCGCCCCGACCTCGTCATCATGGACGTCAAGATGCCCCAGCTCGACGGCATCTCCGCCGCCGAGCGGCTGTCGAAGGGCCACATCGCGCCCGTCGTCCTGCTGACCGCCTTCAGCCAGAAGGAGCTCGTCGAGCGGGCCACCGAGGCCGGCGCCCTCGCCTACGTCGTCAAGCCGTTCACGCCCAACGACCTCCTCCCCGCCATCGAGATCGCCCTCGCCCGGCACGCGCAGATCATCGCGCTCGAGGCCGAGGTCGGCGACATGGTGCAGCGCTTCGAGACCCGCAAGCTCGTCGACCGCGCCAAGGGCCTGCTCAACGAGAAGATGGGCCTGTCCGAGCCGGAGGCGTTCCGCTGGATCCAGAAGGCGTCGATGGATCGCCGCCTCACGATGCACGACGTCGCCCAGGCGATCATCGAGCAGCTCGCGCCCAAGAAGTAG
- a CDS encoding epimerase, translating into MGETIVLAGASGFVGRYLAEHYRAAGATVRLIGRAGADARWGDADAVRRAVTGADVLINLAGKSVNCRYTPANRAEILRSRVETTRELREAVAASDAPPVVWFNASTATIYRHAEDRPMTEATGELGTGFSVDVARAWEDELFAGELPATRRVALRMAIVLGDGSALGPLRMLTRAGLGGPQVDGRWFSTAARRRAGTFHTFGARGGRQRFSWVHLADVLGSIEFLRGRPDIAGPVNIAAPNPTDNRTMMATLRRVLGVRFGLPARRWMLELGSAVIRTETELVLKSRWVVPERLLDAGYAFAFPDLEAALRDIAGERRVAAPASGSLD; encoded by the coding sequence GTGGGGGAGACCATCGTGCTGGCCGGTGCGTCCGGCTTCGTCGGGCGGTACCTGGCCGAGCACTACCGTGCCGCAGGGGCGACGGTCCGCCTGATCGGGCGGGCGGGCGCCGACGCGCGCTGGGGTGACGCCGACGCGGTGCGCCGCGCGGTCACCGGCGCCGATGTCCTCATCAACCTCGCCGGCAAGAGCGTGAACTGCCGCTACACGCCGGCCAACCGCGCCGAGATCCTGCGGTCGCGGGTCGAGACCACACGTGAGCTGCGGGAGGCGGTCGCCGCGAGCGACGCGCCGCCCGTCGTCTGGTTCAACGCCTCCACCGCGACCATCTACCGGCACGCAGAAGACCGGCCGATGACCGAGGCGACCGGCGAGCTCGGCACCGGCTTCTCGGTCGACGTCGCCCGCGCCTGGGAGGACGAGCTGTTCGCGGGCGAGCTGCCCGCCACCCGTCGCGTCGCACTCCGGATGGCCATCGTGCTCGGCGACGGCAGCGCGCTGGGGCCGCTGCGCATGCTGACGCGCGCCGGGCTCGGCGGACCGCAGGTCGACGGGCGCTGGTTCTCCACCGCCGCGCGGCGCCGGGCGGGGACGTTCCACACCTTCGGGGCGCGGGGAGGGAGGCAGCGGTTCAGCTGGGTGCACCTGGCCGACGTGCTCGGCTCCATCGAGTTTCTGCGCGGTCGCCCTGACATCGCAGGCCCGGTCAACATCGCGGCGCCGAACCCGACCGACAACCGCACCATGATGGCGACCCTCCGCCGGGTGCTGGGCGTCCGGTTCGGGCTGCCGGCGAGGCGGTGGATGCTGGAGCTCGGCTCGGCCGTCATCCGTACCGAGACCGAGCTCGTGCTCAAAAGTCGCTGGGTGGTGCCCGAGCGCCTGCTCGATGCCGGGTACGCATTCGCCTTCCCCGACCTGGAGGCCGCGCTGCGTGACATCGCCGGCGAGCGCCGGGTTGCTGCGCCCGCCTCCGGCTCGCTAGACTAG
- a CDS encoding FBP domain-containing protein: MESLTPQQLRESFVNCSRSEAEELPLPPGMHEVDWSRREYLGWRDPRLPQRGYVVVPTDDGPVGIVLRASEASMRSTAPSMCGWCQDVHHPRDVYFWSARRAGQAGRNGDTVGTLVCGGFECSENVRRTPPPQFVGFDVDAVVEERIAGLAARARRFAANVVGVHN, from the coding sequence ATGGAGAGCCTGACCCCGCAGCAGCTGCGCGAGTCCTTCGTCAACTGCTCGCGCAGCGAAGCCGAGGAGCTGCCGCTCCCGCCCGGGATGCACGAGGTGGACTGGTCCCGACGCGAATACCTCGGCTGGCGCGACCCCCGCCTCCCGCAGCGCGGTTACGTGGTCGTCCCGACCGATGACGGGCCCGTCGGCATCGTGCTGCGTGCTTCCGAGGCCTCGATGCGGTCGACCGCCCCGTCGATGTGCGGGTGGTGTCAGGACGTCCACCATCCCCGCGACGTCTACTTCTGGTCGGCCCGCCGTGCCGGCCAGGCCGGGCGCAACGGCGACACCGTCGGCACGCTGGTCTGCGGCGGCTTCGAGTGCAGCGAGAACGTGCGTCGCACGCCGCCGCCCCAGTTCGTCGGTTTCGACGTCGACGCGGTGGTGGAGGAGCGGATCGCCGGCCTCGCCGCGCGCGCCCGGCGCTTCGCCGCGAACGTGGTCGGCGTCCACAACTGA
- a CDS encoding MBL fold metallo-hydrolase, which translates to MADWLCTACAVEYPAGEHPPASCPICEDERQYVPPDGQRWTSLQRLQREGERVVVDELEPDLYGLRSEPKLGIGQQAMLLRTPEGNLLWDPTGYVDEAAATAVQDLGGVAVIATSHPHMFGAQTSWSRMLGDPPVLVNAADRAWVQREEPCIETWEGEVEVLPGVTLRTIGGHFPGSAVVHWDRGVVHGAVVLSGDTVFPGPSQRWVTFQRSFPNDIPLSAAVVRRVADRVCDRPFERMYGNLGNVVPTEAREAVLRSADRYIGWVSGAFDHLT; encoded by the coding sequence ATGGCGGACTGGCTGTGCACCGCGTGCGCGGTGGAGTACCCGGCGGGGGAGCACCCTCCCGCCTCCTGCCCGATCTGCGAGGACGAGCGGCAGTACGTGCCGCCCGACGGCCAGCGCTGGACCAGCCTGCAGCGGCTCCAGCGCGAGGGCGAGCGCGTGGTCGTCGACGAGCTCGAGCCCGACCTGTACGGGCTGCGCAGCGAGCCCAAGCTCGGCATCGGCCAGCAGGCGATGCTGCTGCGGACGCCGGAGGGCAACCTCCTCTGGGATCCGACCGGGTACGTCGACGAGGCGGCCGCGACCGCGGTGCAGGACCTCGGCGGCGTCGCCGTCATCGCGACCAGCCACCCGCACATGTTCGGAGCCCAGACCTCCTGGTCGCGCATGCTCGGCGACCCGCCCGTGCTCGTGAACGCCGCCGACCGGGCGTGGGTGCAGCGCGAGGAGCCGTGCATCGAGACGTGGGAGGGGGAGGTGGAGGTGCTGCCCGGCGTCACGCTCCGCACGATCGGCGGGCACTTCCCCGGCAGCGCGGTCGTGCACTGGGACCGCGGCGTCGTGCACGGCGCTGTCGTCCTCAGTGGCGACACCGTCTTCCCCGGGCCGTCGCAGCGCTGGGTGACCTTCCAGCGCAGCTTCCCGAACGACATCCCGCTCTCGGCGGCGGTCGTGCGGCGCGTCGCCGACCGGGTGTGCGACCGGCCCTTCGAGCGCATGTACGGCAATCTCGGCAACGTCGTCCCGACGGAGGCGCGGGAGGCCGTGCTCCGCTCCGCCGACCGCTACATCGGCTGGGTGAGCGGCGCCTTCGACCACCTGACCTGA
- the polA gene encoding DNA polymerase I, whose amino-acid sequence MSDSEKPTLLVIDGHSLAFRAFYALPVDSFVNREGQHTNAIHGFIAMLINLLQQQKPTHIAVAFDISRYSFRTREYPEYKGTRGETPSEFAGQVPLLEEALHAMNITTIAKEDYEADDILATLARKGVEEGFKVFLVSGDRDTIQLVTDDVTLLYPNVRGVSELKVYDPAAVRDRYGIEPHQYPEIAALVGETSDNLVGIDKVGEKTAVKWVQQYGTVENIVAHADEIKGVVGQNLRDQKENALRNRRLNKLLDDVELPVGPADLERKPLNENAVRDIFARLQFKTLLERLLKTAAEEGLTGGGAGVVDAGDAGAVSAPVVRTMVDEELANWLSKASAGDAPVAVQLEVGPAGITGFGLATGDDTVYVPWVAGRKDYEALEAWLASSAPKYFFHAKPQFKALSRAGFVVDGLAFDTRIASWLVKPGAAPQSLAEQVYEVLGETLPVSDPNQLVPINDAVSPATEAWYIRRVAEGQLIALDEGTRGVLVDIELPLVAVLARMELDGVAIDTEVLARLRGQLTDKANDFAAQAYAEVGHELNLGSPKQLQQVLFEELGMPKTRATKTGYSTDAGSLADLQEKSPHPFLGLLLQHRDATKLKQIVETLERSVNGDGRIHTTYDQTGTSTGRISSNDPNLQNIPIRTEEGREIRSAFRYGEQFETLLTADYSQIEMRIMAHLSEDPGLIEAFNGGEDLHRFVGSRVFGVDPAEVTPAMRTKVKAMSYGLAYGLSAFGLSKQLRIETSEARQLMADYFERFGAVRDYLRNVVEQARVDGFTETIFGRRRPFADLTSTNRVLRENAERQALNAPIQGSAADIMKVAMLGIAGDLIDQGLESRMLLQVHDELIFEVAAGEWDALEAIVRTRMAGAADLRVPLDVQVGRGANWDAAAH is encoded by the coding sequence GTGTCAGACTCCGAAAAGCCTACCCTGCTCGTGATCGACGGCCATTCGCTGGCATTCCGGGCGTTCTACGCCCTGCCGGTGGACAGCTTCGTCAACCGCGAAGGGCAGCACACGAACGCGATCCACGGCTTCATCGCCATGCTGATCAATCTGCTCCAGCAGCAGAAGCCGACCCACATCGCGGTCGCGTTCGACATCTCCCGCTACTCGTTCCGCACCCGCGAGTACCCGGAGTACAAGGGCACCCGCGGCGAGACGCCGTCGGAGTTCGCCGGGCAGGTGCCGCTGCTCGAAGAGGCCCTGCACGCGATGAACATCACGACCATCGCGAAGGAGGACTACGAGGCCGACGACATCCTCGCCACGCTCGCGCGCAAGGGCGTGGAGGAGGGCTTCAAGGTCTTCCTCGTCTCGGGCGACCGCGACACCATCCAGCTCGTCACCGACGACGTCACCCTGCTCTACCCGAACGTCCGCGGCGTCTCCGAGCTCAAGGTCTACGACCCGGCAGCGGTGCGCGACCGCTACGGCATCGAGCCGCACCAGTACCCCGAGATCGCCGCGCTCGTCGGCGAGACCAGCGACAACCTCGTCGGCATCGACAAGGTCGGCGAGAAGACCGCGGTCAAGTGGGTGCAGCAGTACGGCACGGTCGAGAACATCGTCGCGCACGCCGACGAGATCAAGGGCGTCGTCGGGCAGAACCTGCGCGACCAGAAGGAGAACGCCCTCCGCAACCGCCGGCTCAACAAGCTCCTCGACGACGTGGAGCTGCCGGTCGGCCCGGCCGACCTCGAGCGCAAGCCGCTCAATGAGAACGCGGTGCGCGACATCTTCGCCCGCCTGCAGTTCAAGACCCTCCTGGAGCGGCTGCTGAAGACCGCGGCCGAGGAGGGGCTGACCGGAGGCGGTGCTGGCGTCGTCGACGCCGGCGACGCGGGCGCCGTGTCGGCGCCGGTCGTGCGCACGATGGTCGACGAGGAGCTCGCCAACTGGCTGTCCAAGGCGTCCGCCGGCGACGCACCCGTCGCCGTGCAGCTGGAGGTCGGCCCGGCCGGCATCACCGGCTTCGGCCTCGCGACGGGCGACGACACCGTGTACGTGCCGTGGGTCGCCGGTCGCAAGGATTACGAAGCCCTGGAGGCGTGGCTCGCGAGCAGCGCTCCCAAGTACTTCTTCCACGCCAAGCCGCAGTTCAAGGCGCTCAGCCGTGCCGGCTTCGTGGTCGACGGCCTCGCCTTCGACACCCGCATCGCCTCCTGGCTCGTGAAGCCCGGTGCCGCGCCGCAGTCGCTCGCCGAGCAGGTGTACGAGGTCCTCGGTGAGACGCTGCCCGTCTCCGACCCGAACCAGCTCGTCCCCATCAACGACGCGGTCAGCCCCGCCACCGAGGCCTGGTACATCCGCCGGGTCGCCGAGGGCCAACTGATCGCGCTCGACGAGGGCACCCGCGGGGTGCTGGTCGACATCGAGCTGCCACTCGTCGCCGTGCTGGCGCGCATGGAGCTCGACGGCGTCGCGATCGACACCGAGGTGCTCGCGCGGCTGCGCGGCCAGCTCACCGACAAGGCCAACGACTTCGCCGCGCAGGCGTACGCGGAGGTCGGCCACGAGCTCAACCTCGGCTCGCCGAAGCAGCTCCAGCAGGTGCTCTTCGAGGAGCTCGGGATGCCGAAGACCCGCGCCACCAAGACCGGCTACTCCACCGACGCCGGCTCGCTCGCCGACCTGCAGGAGAAGAGCCCGCACCCGTTCCTCGGCCTGCTGCTGCAGCACCGCGACGCGACCAAGCTCAAGCAGATCGTGGAGACGCTGGAGCGGTCGGTGAACGGCGACGGCCGCATCCACACCACGTACGACCAGACGGGCACGAGCACGGGCCGCATCTCGTCGAACGACCCCAACCTCCAGAACATCCCGATCCGCACGGAGGAGGGGCGCGAGATCCGCTCGGCGTTCCGCTACGGCGAGCAGTTCGAGACGCTGCTGACCGCCGACTACTCGCAGATCGAGATGCGCATCATGGCGCACCTCTCCGAGGACCCGGGCCTGATCGAGGCGTTCAACGGCGGCGAGGACCTGCACCGCTTCGTCGGCTCGCGCGTCTTCGGCGTCGATCCGGCCGAGGTCACCCCGGCCATGCGCACCAAGGTCAAGGCCATGTCGTACGGCCTCGCCTACGGGCTCAGCGCGTTCGGCCTGTCGAAGCAGCTGCGCATCGAGACGTCGGAGGCGCGCCAGCTGATGGCGGACTACTTCGAGCGCTTCGGCGCGGTGCGCGACTACCTGCGCAACGTCGTCGAGCAGGCGCGCGTCGACGGCTTCACCGAGACGATCTTCGGCCGCCGCCGCCCGTTCGCCGACCTCACCTCGACCAACCGCGTGCTGCGCGAGAACGCCGAGCGGCAGGCGCTCAACGCGCCGATCCAGGGCTCGGCCGCCGACATCATGAAGGTGGCGATGCTCGGCATCGCGGGCGACCTGATCGACCAGGGCCTCGAGTCGCGGATGCTGCTGCAGGTGCACGACGAGCTGATCTTCGAGGTGGCCGCGGGGGAGTGGGACGCGCTCGAGGCGATCGTCCGCACCCGCATGGCCGGCGCCGCCGACCTCCGCGTTCCGCTCGACGTGCAGGTGGGCCGCGGCGCGAACTGGGACGCCGCCGCGCACTAG
- a CDS encoding VOC family protein — MAEPLTQKVTTFLWYESGAEEAARYYVSLLPDSRIVDVARFGDEIGGSEGGAAVVRFTLGGVEYQAFDGGPGHPFTWAASLVVLCEDQEEVDRLWEALIADGGAPSQCGWLSDRWGLSWQIVPRVLLELQAGPDRARARRVNEAMLQMGKLDIAGLLAAAEAGQPA, encoded by the coding sequence ATGGCGGAGCCGTTGACGCAGAAGGTCACCACATTCCTCTGGTACGAGTCGGGGGCGGAGGAGGCGGCGCGTTACTACGTGTCCCTCCTGCCCGACTCCCGCATCGTCGACGTCGCGCGGTTCGGCGACGAGATCGGCGGGTCGGAGGGCGGCGCCGCGGTCGTGCGGTTCACCCTCGGCGGTGTCGAGTACCAGGCGTTCGACGGCGGGCCTGGCCACCCCTTCACCTGGGCGGCCTCTCTCGTGGTGCTGTGCGAGGACCAGGAGGAGGTGGACCGGCTCTGGGAGGCGCTGATCGCGGACGGCGGCGCGCCCAGCCAGTGCGGCTGGCTCTCCGACCGCTGGGGCCTGAGCTGGCAGATCGTGCCACGCGTGCTGCTCGAGCTGCAGGCCGGCCCCGACCGCGCCCGCGCCCGCCGGGTCAACGAGGCGATGCTGCAGATGGGCAAGCTCGACATCGCCGGCCTGCTCGCCGCCGCCGAGGCGGGGCAGCCGGCCTGA
- a CDS encoding hotdog fold thioesterase — protein MTEDALAYVQQRGLGRLAEKMGIEMLEFSVERSVARMPVEGNTQPADLLHGGAYVVLGESLGSMSANLYAGEGRLAVGIEINASHTRSATSGYVTGVCTPIHLGRTLTTHEIAVTDEQGRRCSTIRITNLIKEL, from the coding sequence ATGACCGAGGACGCACTGGCCTACGTGCAGCAGAGGGGGCTCGGCCGCCTGGCCGAGAAGATGGGCATCGAGATGCTGGAGTTCAGCGTCGAGCGGTCCGTCGCCCGCATGCCGGTGGAGGGCAACACGCAGCCGGCCGACCTCCTGCACGGCGGCGCCTACGTGGTGCTCGGCGAGTCGCTCGGCTCCATGTCGGCGAACCTCTACGCGGGCGAGGGGAGGCTCGCGGTCGGCATCGAGATCAACGCCTCTCACACGCGCTCGGCGACCTCCGGCTACGTCACCGGCGTCTGCACGCCCATCCACCTCGGCCGCACGCTGACGACCCACGAGATCGCCGTGACGGACGAGCAGGGGCGCCGCTGCTCCACGATCCGGATCACGAACCTGATCAAGGAGCTGTAG
- a CDS encoding SGNH/GDSL hydrolase family protein has translation MFSSYIAIGDSFTEGVGDDLPDGRTRGWADFVALGFALASPEPFRYANLAVRGKKLAPIVAEQIEPALAQHPELVSLNGGGNDILRPRVSIDEVAQVLVDAADRIVASGSHMLLLSGANPSAHVPLGGLVRKRGDALAHAVHRMLPRENVTFVDNWSDEGLGDIRYWSADRLHLNPLGHARVASNVLTAFGIPVPEEWGVAEVAATPPGERTRRTAEYYRTYVLPWVGRRLTGRSSGDGRAAKIATLTVVDPTMQTPL, from the coding sequence GTGTTCAGCAGCTACATCGCGATCGGCGACAGCTTCACCGAAGGGGTCGGGGACGACCTCCCCGACGGCAGGACCCGCGGCTGGGCGGACTTCGTCGCCCTCGGCTTCGCGCTCGCCTCGCCCGAACCGTTCCGCTACGCCAACCTCGCCGTGCGCGGCAAGAAGCTCGCGCCGATCGTCGCCGAGCAGATCGAGCCGGCGCTGGCCCAGCACCCGGAGCTGGTGAGTCTCAACGGCGGCGGCAACGACATCCTCCGGCCCCGCGTCTCCATCGACGAGGTCGCCCAGGTGCTCGTCGACGCGGCCGACCGGATCGTCGCCTCCGGCAGCCACATGCTGCTGCTGAGCGGCGCGAACCCGAGCGCGCACGTGCCCCTCGGCGGGCTGGTCCGCAAGCGCGGCGACGCTCTCGCGCACGCCGTGCACCGCATGCTCCCGAGGGAGAACGTGACCTTCGTCGACAACTGGTCGGACGAGGGGCTGGGCGATATCCGCTACTGGTCGGCGGACCGCCTCCACCTCAACCCGCTGGGCCACGCGCGCGTCGCGAGCAACGTGCTGACGGCGTTCGGCATCCCGGTGCCCGAGGAGTGGGGCGTCGCGGAGGTCGCGGCGACGCCGCCGGGCGAGCGCACGCGTCGCACAGCCGAGTACTACCGCACGTACGTGCTGCCGTGGGTGGGCCGCCGCCTCACCGGGCGCTCGTCGGGGGACGGCCGCGCCGCGAAGATCGCGACGCTGACGGTGGTCGACCCGACCATGCAGACACCGCTGTAA
- a CDS encoding DUF885 domain-containing protein — MTDAEKREPTPVDTIAEEWVDTQLELHPEYHVYLGRPGREGEYGDYSPAGAEEAVAKVKEALAKIEAAEPVDEIDRITKMDLARELKLTVEKHEAGFEQRDLNVIASPAQELRDIFDLVPTATADDWANVAKRLHNLPAAMDGYIETLRSGIGSGNVPAIRQVREVVAQAKKQVADTGFFFDFTKNAAVGDGSLPESLKADLAKGAQESADAYAKLASFLQDELAPHAPEKDAVGRDLYQLASRDFVGATVDLDETYEWGIEELARMVAEQESIAREIKPGASVREAIAFLDQDASRKLHGTDALQRWMQETSDRAIAELGKSHFDIPQEIRRLECMIAPTQEGGIYYTGPSDDFARPGRMWWSVPEGVTEFDTWRELTTVYHEGVPGHHLQIAQATYNKAQLNSWRRIAGTSGHAEGWALYAERLMEQLGYLDDPADRLGMLDGQRMRAARVVLDIGVHLEKPLPDGSGTWTGEYAFGFLGENVNMNEGFVRFEVNRYLGWPGQAPSYKIGQRIWEQLRDEYARREGASFDIKAFHKKALDIGGVGLDTLKAALLD, encoded by the coding sequence ATGACTGACGCAGAGAAGCGCGAACCCACCCCGGTCGACACGATCGCGGAGGAGTGGGTCGACACCCAGCTCGAGCTCCACCCGGAGTACCACGTCTACCTGGGCCGCCCCGGCCGCGAGGGCGAGTACGGCGACTACTCGCCCGCCGGCGCCGAGGAGGCCGTCGCCAAGGTGAAGGAGGCGCTCGCGAAGATCGAGGCAGCCGAGCCGGTCGACGAGATCGACCGCATCACCAAGATGGACCTCGCCCGCGAGCTGAAGCTGACCGTCGAGAAGCACGAGGCCGGCTTCGAGCAGCGCGACCTGAACGTGATCGCGTCGCCCGCGCAGGAGCTGCGCGACATCTTCGACCTCGTGCCGACCGCCACGGCCGACGACTGGGCGAACGTCGCCAAGCGGCTGCACAACCTCCCCGCCGCCATGGACGGGTACATCGAGACGCTCCGCAGCGGCATCGGCTCGGGCAACGTGCCGGCCATCCGCCAGGTGCGCGAGGTGGTCGCCCAGGCGAAGAAGCAGGTCGCCGACACCGGCTTCTTCTTCGACTTCACGAAGAACGCCGCGGTCGGCGACGGCAGCCTGCCCGAGAGCCTGAAGGCCGATCTGGCGAAGGGCGCGCAGGAGTCCGCCGACGCGTACGCGAAGCTCGCCTCCTTCCTCCAGGACGAGCTGGCGCCCCACGCGCCGGAGAAGGACGCGGTCGGCCGCGACCTCTACCAGCTCGCCTCCCGCGACTTCGTCGGCGCGACCGTCGACCTCGACGAGACCTACGAGTGGGGCATCGAGGAGCTCGCGCGCATGGTCGCCGAGCAGGAGTCGATCGCGCGCGAGATCAAGCCGGGCGCCTCGGTGCGCGAGGCGATCGCGTTCCTCGACCAGGACGCCTCCCGCAAGCTGCACGGCACCGACGCGCTGCAGCGGTGGATGCAGGAGACCAGCGACCGCGCGATCGCCGAGCTCGGGAAGTCGCACTTCGACATCCCGCAGGAGATCCGCCGCCTCGAGTGCATGATCGCGCCGACCCAGGAGGGCGGCATCTACTACACAGGCCCGAGCGACGACTTCGCCCGCCCCGGCCGGATGTGGTGGAGCGTCCCCGAGGGCGTCACCGAGTTCGACACCTGGCGCGAGCTGACGACCGTGTACCACGAGGGCGTCCCGGGCCACCACCTCCAGATCGCGCAGGCGACGTACAACAAGGCGCAGCTGAACTCGTGGCGGCGCATCGCGGGCACCTCGGGTCACGCCGAGGGCTGGGCGCTCTACGCCGAGCGGCTGATGGAGCAGCTGGGCTACCTCGACGACCCGGCCGACCGCCTCGGCATGCTCGACGGCCAGCGGATGCGCGCCGCGCGCGTGGTGCTCGACATCGGCGTCCACCTCGAGAAGCCGCTGCCCGACGGCTCCGGCACCTGGACGGGCGAGTACGCGTTCGGCTTCCTCGGCGAGAACGTGAACATGAACGAGGGCTTCGTCCGCTTCGAGGTGAACCGCTACCTCGGCTGGCCGGGCCAGGCGCCGTCGTACAAGATCGGCCAGCGGATCTGGGAGCAGCTGCGCGACGAGTACGCCCGCCGCGAGGGCGCCTCCTTCGACATCAAGGCGTTCCACAAGAAGGCCCTCGACATCGGCGGCGTCGGCCTCGACACGCTGAAGGCCGCGCTGCTCGACTGA
- a CDS encoding LLM class flavin-dependent oxidoreductase, giving the protein MKRIGFLSFGHYQAVPGSTSRTAGDALLQAIDLAVAAEEVGADGAYYRVHHFAPQLATPWPLLAAVGARTSRIEIGTGVIDMRYENPLAAAELAASADLISGERLQLGISRGSPETALRGYESFGYVPGEGETDADMARRHTAIFRAAIAGEAMANANPQMTGTTGGLAIEPQSPTLPDRIWWGAGTRATAEWTAEQGMNLMSSTLLTEDTGVSFDRLQAEQIERFHATWAEMGWERTPRVSVSRSIIPIVDDESRRYFGARAQVEGRDQVGHLDGGLARFGRSFIGEPEKLVAELAEDEALTLADTVLVTVPNQLGVDFNARLLEAVVAIGAELGWRD; this is encoded by the coding sequence GTGAAACGCATCGGCTTCCTCTCCTTCGGCCACTACCAGGCCGTGCCAGGCTCCACCTCCCGCACCGCGGGCGATGCGCTGCTGCAGGCGATCGACCTCGCGGTGGCGGCCGAGGAGGTCGGGGCCGATGGCGCGTACTACCGCGTGCACCACTTCGCTCCGCAGCTGGCGACCCCGTGGCCGCTGCTCGCCGCCGTCGGCGCACGCACCAGCCGCATCGAGATCGGCACGGGCGTGATCGACATGCGGTACGAGAACCCGCTCGCCGCCGCCGAGCTCGCCGCCTCCGCCGACCTGATCAGCGGCGAGCGGCTCCAGCTCGGCATCAGCCGGGGGTCACCCGAGACCGCGCTGCGCGGCTACGAGAGCTTCGGCTACGTGCCGGGCGAGGGAGAGACGGACGCCGACATGGCGCGGCGGCACACGGCGATCTTCCGCGCCGCCATCGCCGGTGAGGCGATGGCGAACGCCAACCCGCAGATGACCGGCACGACGGGCGGCCTCGCCATCGAGCCGCAGTCGCCGACCCTCCCCGACCGCATCTGGTGGGGCGCCGGCACGCGCGCGACGGCGGAGTGGACGGCCGAGCAGGGCATGAACCTGATGTCGTCCACCCTGCTCACCGAGGACACGGGCGTGTCATTCGACCGCCTGCAGGCCGAGCAGATCGAGCGGTTCCACGCCACCTGGGCCGAGATGGGCTGGGAGCGCACGCCGCGGGTCAGCGTCAGCCGCAGCATCATCCCGATCGTCGACGACGAGTCGCGCCGCTACTTCGGCGCCCGCGCCCAGGTGGAGGGGCGCGACCAGGTCGGCCACCTCGACGGCGGGCTCGCCCGCTTCGGCCGCTCCTTCATCGGCGAGCCCGAGAAGCTCGTGGCCGAGCTCGCCGAGGACGAGGCGCTCACACTCGCGGACACCGTGCTGGTGACGGTGCCGAACCAGCTCGGCGTCGACTTCAACGCCCGGCTGCTGGAGGCCGTGGTCGCGATCGGAGCGGAGCTGGGCTGGCGGGACTGA